GCACGATCCGGCCGAAGGCGCGAGTGCCGGTGTGGCTCACCGGCTCGCCGCGGGCTTGCGCCGGCCACTCCTGGTCGATGACGGCATCGGCGTTTTCGCGCAGGTGAGCCTGGACGCGGGCGCCCACCGGCGGCGCGAAGCCGCGGGCGTCGAGGTAGACTTCCTGCATGGCCGCCGCTTCGTGCGAGGCAGCCGCCTCGACCGCGCCGTACTCCTCCCAGGCCGCGACGGCCAGGGTCGCCAGCAGGACGGCGTAGACCACGCCGACCACCGCGTACACGAAGCCCACGAGTTCGTTCTCGGTGCCGCGCAAGCGGCGCATGAAGGGGCGGGTGAGGAAGAGGCCGGCGAGCGCCACTCCCGTGAAGACGCCCACGACGGCCACGAACTGCAACCAGGCCGGCAGATGGTGGAGCCAGCTCACTGGAAACTCCTTGGGTACTCAGGAT
This genomic window from Candidatus Tanganyikabacteria bacterium contains:
- a CDS encoding DUF4239 domain-containing protein gives rise to the protein MSWLHHLPAWLQFVAVVGVFTGVALAGLFLTRPFMRRLRGTENELVGFVYAVVGVVYAVLLATLAVAAWEEYGAVEAAASHEAAAMQEVYLDARGFAPPVGARVQAHLRENADAVIDQEWPAQARGEPVSHTGTRAFGRIVRIFDELRDVAPATEGEKILLAEVVAKINSLLEYRRIRMVRGTEGLPATMWWVIWLGGFLTVAFTYLFFAENLPLHVLTTLLLSLAIGMVVFLIVSLDRPLLGAAGVSVEPFVSGRERMELMDR